The genomic region CCCTGCTGTTTACCACGAGTACAGGTATAAATCATCCACTGCAATTATTTACAAGATACTAAGACAGGAGGGTGTATCAGCGTTGTACCGAGGACTTACAATGGGACTATGTAAATCTGTTCCAACGACAGCAATCAGTCTTTTCGTGTATGAACGCACAATGGATCTCTTTGATCACGGACAGCGCTGGGGGAGATCTCCATAGGACAACTGTGGATATATCTCATACCAACGGAGGATGTTACAGAGAGCGTGTTTACCTCCAGTATATAGTTGATGTAGAGGAATATCCTACTGTGTAtaagtcacgtgatcaatatcagaatcatTTAATGATAACTTCCAAACGAATCAAAGCAACTTACCGATGGCTGATgcaaaagagaaaaagagaCGACAAAACCAGTCGGTACGGCGCCACTTCTAGCTGCAATTGACGCGTAGGATCTAAGTACAAGTGGTAATTCTTATTTTTGGTGTTACTATTGCGAAGTTGTGCAGATTGTTTCTGGAAACTACTTAAATTAAGAGCCTCGACGAGTTAACAAGAATAATCTCGTGAAATAGTTTCAAATGTCCGCTGTCACCGCTAGAGATGTGCTATGGTACATCCCAAACCAGATAGGGTATGTGCGTGTGGTGACGATGTGTTTATCGTTGGTTTTGATGGCCAAGCATCCGTTGTGGACGATGGTAGTGTATGGAGTGTCTTGTTTGTTAGATGCACTAGATGGGACAATGGCACGTAAGTACGGCCAGATCAGTTCATTCGGTGCTGTGCTGGATATGGTGACAGATAGATCCACCACCACAGCATTGATCTGTTTCCTATGCGTGGCATATCCGGTATGGTCGCCCGTGTTCCAACTACTAGTTGCCTTGGACATTTCAAGCCACTATATCCACATGTACGCAACGCTAAGCACAGGGTCTCAATCGCACAAGGCCATCGAAAAGGAACAATGGCTTCTCAACTTATACTACACGAGACGTAAGGTGCTATTCACGATTTGTGCGTTGAACGAAATGTTCTACATGGGTCTATATATCAACGCCTTCCCTCAGTTCAAATCGTATTACTTCCCATTGCTTGGATCCACCCATATCGGAGCTATCATCGCGCTGGTGTGTCTTCCAGGGTACATATTCAAGCAGATTGCCAACGTCGTTCAACTAAACCGTGCTGCGTTGATGCTTGCCAATAAGGACGCAGCAGAAGCCACTGAGAGAAGAAGTGCAAAGAAGAACTAAGAGTTCCTCCCCATTTATAACTACCGAATAGAATTTACcgatatatatatatatatatataaatacatCAATGAACTAGAAATCTAGTACTCTGAAAGTGCATGCCACCTAACGCCAGAATGTACGGTCCATAGCTTGCGTACTTTACCATATATCATCTTTGTCTCATCTCGTATTTTATGATGGCATCTCTCGAGCAGCTTTATGGAACAAATTACTGTAAATCCACATTCACCACTTCAAACGGAACTAGATCAGaaggagaaaaaaaggCTTTGTGCTACTACGGATAGACCAGCAGCTGTGGTACTGTTTCCCTCGAGGTTGAGAGTTTTGTTGCCTGTTCAATAACCAAAGATGAGTAGTTCTTTGTTTAGCAGCGTCGTTCCAGCAGCTGTTTCCGAACAGATAGATCTGTTCACGACCTATGTGATGTCCTTACCTCCGCACCCTCATTTGACCGAGTACGTGATCCCATATCTCGAATCCAATGGATGGATTACTTCGAATGTGATTCTATCCAATTTACACACTGTGTTGTACATTGCCGTCGGGTATCATGCGCTATTCCTGTTATCTCAACGGGTCTTATTCCCACCTCTAGCTTCTTATAGGTTATCCTGGGATCCGGAGACTACGAAAGACCAACGTAAGTCTAAGGAAAAGCAGCATGCAGACCTTGTCAACCAGAGTGCCGTTCGTCTGGTGAGTTGGATCCAATCTCTGATCGTGCTTTATCTCAGTTTCGAGGCCATTGCATATAACAATGAAAAACCAGATCTAAACTCTCACGATCGTATCTTTGGCATGGACCCATATAACGTGAAGGTATGCGTTTTCGCAATTGGGTACTTCCTATGGGATATCTACATTTCATTGGTCTACTCTACCCTCCCATTCGTGCTGCACGGTTTGATCTCTACGGTGGTTTATGCTATTGGTTTAAAACCTTACATCAACTACTACGCAGGTATTTTCCTGATGTTCGAGCTATCCAATCCATTCTTGAATATCAGATGGTTCGGGATCAAGTACTTGCCACAACTGACCAAAGACTGTCAGACTGTCATGGCCAAGGTGTGTAACGTGATCCAATTGGTGAACAATGTCGTtttgatcttgatcttcttcttggcaAGAATCTGCTGGGGTTTCTACCAATTCTACCAACTGTGTACCGATTTCTACAACATCAGAAACGATCCAAGCTTCTTACCTCTCGAAACGGCCATCATTGTGACCGGTAACCTGATCCTTGACGTTTTGAACTTATTCTGGTTATCAACCATGCTTTCTGTTGCTGTCAGAATCATCAAGAAAGGTGGTAAAGTCCAAGATAAATGAAGATAATACAAAGCGAGCGACCGGCGAATAGACCCTCAGATTCTGAGGCTCGTCCCGCCGTGTAACATTCTGCCTTATAAACTTTTATAAATCTATTGAATTTAGATACAGAATCCCGAGAGATAAACTAAATATCCTTACGTACATCCAaatcaagttcttgaatAAACTCTGACGATTTCCTGAAGCACACTATAGCAGCCTCCTCATGCCCTAAATTGCTATTCTTGGACCGTACACGGCTGAGCCCATGACTCTGTTTTGAGTTTAATCAAGAGAATGTACATAAATAGAATCGAAATAattggaatttgaatcaCACACATCACCACACCATGTCAACacaaaaacaaagaaagaaagcCAAATAACACTCCTTAAACTCCCTGTACCGTCGAGTAACATAGATAATCAGTATTCACTGGAAGCACATAACATACCAGTGTGATACGAGTGGCAACGGAATATCGCTTAGCATTGTTGCTGTTGACTTTATAATCGGTTTATTTTAGGGACAAGGAACCAAGCTTTGATCTGTCATTATCAGCGATGGAACCGCGAATTGAAGAAACGGATACTGGATCACTGGCAGATAACTCATCAGTTGCTTCGTCGGATTCGAATTATTTATTGGATTTAGCTGATGAAACCGAGTATGAGGATATCTTACCCAAGACCAACTATCATTCTCCTTATTACGTGAACGTTCCGACTCCCAAGCATTCTCTCTTGGCAGGAGCTGGTGCTAACAGTGCCAGTGCTGGTGCCAATTCAGGAGCCGGTAATGCAAATATCAGTGCCAGAGCTGGTGCTAATGTTGGTGTGGGCTCGGGTGCAGGTGCTAGTGCCAATGCTGGAAAAGCTGAGGGATTAGACTTATATGATGATGGTACAGCGTCATTTGTGCGAGAATATCCTACTGATATCTTGGCGGATAGGTTTCATAAATGGCGGAAGATCTTGAAGGCGATGATCATTTATTTGAGAGAAGTTGCATATTCGCAAGAACAATTCGCAAGAATCAATTATTCCTTGAAGAATTCTGTGAAGTTCTCATTCTTGACTGATTTAGATGAAAGTACTAACAGAGTCTCAGATCCATTGACGAAGAATTTGCCACAAAAGAAACCGCAACCAATGACGCAGATGAAATCGCCATTTGACGAGAAACCGGATCCGTTTGCTGCCAGTAATGCTAGTACCCTGAACAATTCAAGTATCGATCTTGGGCAAGAGTTGCAACTGGAACCTAACGACAGTTGCTC from Kluyveromyces lactis strain NRRL Y-1140 chromosome D complete sequence harbors:
- the PIS1 gene encoding CDP-diacylglycerol--inositol 3-phosphatidyltransferase (similar to uniprot|P06197 Saccharomyces cerevisiae YPR113W PIS1 Phosphatidylinositol synthase required for biosynthesis of phosphatidylinositol which is a precursor for polyphosphoinositides sphingolipids and glycolipid anchors for some of the plasma membrane proteins), translated to MSAVTARDVLWYIPNQIGYVRVVTMCLSLVLMAKHPLWTMVVYGVSCLLDALDGTMARKYGQISSFGAVLDMVTDRSTTTALICFLCVAYPVWSPVFQLLVALDISSHYIHMYATLSTGSQSHKAIEKEQWLLNLYYTRRKVLFTICALNEMFYMGLYINAFPQFKSYYFPLLGSTHIGAIIALVCLPGYIFKQIANVVQLNRAALMLANKDAAEATERRSAKKN
- the ALE2 gene encoding Ale2p (similar to uniprot|Q06107 Saccharomyces cerevisiae YPR114W Hypothetical ORF), yielding MSSSLFSSVVPAAVSEQIDLFTTYVMSLPPHPHLTEYVIPYLESNGWITSNVILSNLHTVLYIAVGYHALFLLSQRVLFPPLASYRLSWDPETTKDQRKSKEKQHADLVNQSAVRLVSWIQSLIVLYLSFEAIAYNNEKPDLNSHDRIFGMDPYNVKVCVFAIGYFLWDIYISLVYSTLPFVLHGLISTVVYAIGLKPYINYYAGIFLMFELSNPFLNIRWFGIKYLPQLTKDCQTVMAKVCNVIQLVNNVVLILIFFLARICWGFYQFYQLCTDFYNIRNDPSFLPLETAIIVTGNLILDVLNLFWLSTMLSVAVRIIKKGGKVQDK